The region TACTTATTTTCCACCGGGATTTTCTATTTTTAAGGATCCGGAGGGATGATGGAGTGCGACAGAATGATGATGGCATGATAATGGTATGATGATAATAGATGACAGCTTTTCCGGAATTATAATGTGATTAAGTACTGACCCGAAAGGACTTTGAAATGGCCGGTATCACCCGTAACAGGCCTTCAAAATAGTCCGTTATCATCCAATTTGAAATGTATATATAGTCTGTATTTCACAAAACATATATGCTGATTTGCGTAAGCAAATGCCCGTCAGGTATACTGCATAATCTTGATCAGCCCCTTGTCAAGCAGACAGGTGAAATATCTAAAATTTAGTGCGGACGATGCCTGCATTTCGGTTTGGAGTGCAGGCATTTTTCTATGCACACCATTTCTCTTTATATTTGGTTATCCGTTTGTTTGCGGTAGTGTAAAATAGTTTGTGTCTTTGGAAAAAAATGTCTCCTTTTTGGTAAGAATTCAGATATGACAATTCTTATCGAAAAGGAGCATTTTTATGGCAGTAGCTAAGGAACAAATTCGACAGATTATTTCACAAAACAACTTGAACAGTGTGGCGGATGTCTATTCCCTTCTCAAAGAGAGCTTTAAAGACATCCTCCAGGAGTTGATGGAGGCGGAACTCGATGCTTCCCTTGGTTATGAAAAGAACCAAAAAGGAGAGCTCTCCTTAAACAATAAGCGTAACGGTCATTCCCCTAAGACCCTCAAAAGCCAGTATGGGGAATTTCAGGTGGATGTGCCCAGAGACCGCAATGGGGAGTTTGAACCAAAACTCATCCCGAAATACCAGCGGGATATTTCAGGAATTGAAGAAAAGGTCATTTCTTTGTACGCAAGGGGAATGAGCACAAGGGACATTCATGACCAGCTCCAGGAGCTTTATGGGATCGAACTCTCTGCGGAAATGGTCAGCAAAATCACTGACAAGATTCTCCCACAAGTCAAAGAGTGGCAGCCCCGCCCCTTGGCGCCTATTTACCCTTTCATCTTCATGGACTGCATCCACTATAAGGTACGGGAAGATGGACGTATTTTAAGCAGGGCTGCCTATGTAGTTCTTGGAGTTACCACGCAAGGGTATAAGGATATCCTCAGCATCACCGTAGGGGCAAATGAAACTAGCAAGTTTTGGCTTGGGATGCATTTGTTCTTCCTCGGTTGCTCCTTCAGCATTCAAATCGCTATTCGCTTTACTATATTGCATCTTTGCAGACAAATCTTCCATATATGATTCAAGACTTTCTAAATACATAAGGTTGTCCCTAAAATATTTGGCAACGGTTAAATCCGCTTTCCAATAATCTGACATTGCATTTGGAATCATTTTGTCATACTTAATCTCACGAATAGACGCAACAAATTTTTTCTGTTCGAGTGTAGTAATTTTGTCTTTAGGAACAACTGCTTTTGCGTACTCATTTGGAAGTGGTGCAGTTCCTTTTGTTCCATATGCTGTTGATTGTATCTGTAGAATTTCATCAAATGCTGACTTGGTCACCTCCCATTTATGCGGGGGTTCCTTAACTTTTATTAATATTTCGCCAAGCAAAGCACCTATATATCCGTCTCTATTTTCGGAAGGAATATGACCTACATATTTAGAAAATTCATTAGATATACCGTCTATTGAAGTTTTGGCAGCTTCAATCGTAAATTTATCTAATATTTCCAAAAGGCGACTTTCGTCATAAGAGTCACCGAAAATTCTATTATATTGATTCCTGAATGTTTCTTCATTTTTCTTAGAGATAGCTCCTATATCTTTTAAGCGTTTTAATTTCTCAGTCTTTTTTATATTATTCCAACTATGAAACGGAGAATCACTTTGAATTGTAGCTGTAGTACTGAGTATATAATTGGAAAAGTTTTTTACACGCTCATAGTCTACATACCAATTTGCAAGTGTCTTCCAAAAATCTATATCTCTGTCCAAAATAGATTTATTACCAAAATGATGTTTTACTTCTCCCTGAAAGCGACCACCCACATCATTTATAATGCTCACATCACCATTTGTCTCAATTTGCAGAGTATCGCCATCGTTCAATTCAAAGCAATCTCTTAAAGCTATTAGATACTGGTATATATCACCAGCTTTTTGCAATGTTGCATCATTAACTGCTCTTGTCACGGTCAATACCTCCCTTCAGATTTGACCATTTTCTCGCATTGCTTTTCCAGATATTTTGCCATTCTTTCTCATTCACAATCGCATCAAACACAGGCTCAAGAAAAGTCTGGATTTCCGCAATAACGAATGAAAACTCAAGCGTGTTATCTTTTATGGTTTTCAAAAAGAATTTCCAACGCTTCTGCATATCTTCATCATCGGCAAGTGCAACAACACGCTTAAAACTATCTCTGTCATAGGGAGTACCACGCCGCTGTAAGGTTTCAAATACAGCTGCCTGCAATTTTGCACCCTCAAAATCGAATGTCCTTGAGAGATAATAAATGTCATAAAAATCTTTCATTCTGCCTGTCAGTTCAAAGCGTTGCAGTGTGGCATCAAACTTCTCGGCAATGGTGCTTTCAAGGGAATAAGTTTTGATTACAGGTGCTTCAAAGTCTGGAAGCTGAGTATTGATTGTGCGTTCTTCGGCACGGGGGACTATAATATCACCCACGCCTATATCAACATTGAACGGCACACGCACATTTTTTATTTGAGCAATAATCTGTGTACTGATACCGTGATATTTTCTTTGCGGAGAAATCTCTTCAAAGCCTTTTGCTCGCATTTCTATATAATCGTTACCAGTCGGTGTGTCGATGATTTTACAAATCAAATCTTTAACAGCATCTATTGAATTAGAGTATCCACGGAGCAGGAAATCGACATCAATGGTAGCTCGACTTTCAAAATTGGTTAGAGTATAAATGAACAATCCACCTTTGAGTATTAGTGTATCCTCACACCCAGATTTTGATAGCTTTCTCAAAAATTCTTCCTGCACAAAAAGTTGTAAGCATTGCTGATAGCTGATACCAGAAGCTTTTGCTTTATTTCTCAGCTTTGCCAGAACGGAAGCTGCTATATCTGCCATTACAACCACACTCCAATCAATTCTTTTACACGCGTTTGTACACGCAAAACTTTCGCATATTCTATAAGATTCGGTATATTCTTTTTCGGGTCTTTAACATAGCCCTGTACTGCTTTATTAAAAACCTCCTTATCCATCTTGTTCATATTTCGCAGCACATCGCAAATAGTACGGTCACGGTCATAAATGCGGACTTTGTGGAAATCAATTTCACCCTCGGTTTCGCCCAGCGTAACCAACTCTGACTCTACACGATATGCCTTTATAAACGGATAATCGATTTTTGTTCGCCGCTTAGAGACATTTTTATCTATTGCAAAGTTCCACTCAGCAGGATTTCTGTCACTGTATCTATAATAGAATAGGGCAGTCTCCATACAGAGCACTGCATCGGGAAACAATCGATTGATAATGACAACTTCGCTTTCTCCATAATCTTGAGTCCAGTGATAGTAACCTCGCCTGACTCTTTCAATCAATCCTTCGTCTAAAAGTTGTTTTATATCTGCATAGTATAACTTTGAAGCTGTAAGTTCAGCAGTAGTCATAACATAATTATGACTGCTAAACAACATTCTCAGTGTCTCAATATCTTTATTCTGAAGCATATCTTCACCTCTATTTAATCGCCCTTAATCAAAGCAATAATTGGGCACTTTACTATATTATATTCGATTTTTCTCTTTAAGTCAATAATAGCAAAGTGAACGCTTTTAATTGTACCAATCAGGCAGTTTAGTATAAAATCTGTCCTCCGCTTTTATAACCAGATAAAATATTGGTCAGCGAAAAGACAAATATGTAAAAAAATAAGCGTACCACTGTTTTTATGATACGCTCATCATTATTAAATTACCTCAAAATGCTTCAAAGCATCCTTTATCGCTTCCGCTTTCTCCGCCGTCGGATGCTTCCTCGGTTGTTTCAATTCCTCTACCGCATTAGGGGCATCATACATCGGCAATCCTAACTCCCTCTTTACCTCTGCGATATATGCGGTATGTACTTTGAAGCCATATTTCGCTTCTATGTACTCCTTAATCATCTTGTATGTAACTCGTTCCTTCGGCTTGTACGCTTCGGCTCTCTTGGCTATATTATCAAGCGGCACTTTGCCCTCACCCTCGCCAAACTCGACTTTTACGTTGATTACACTGTCGGGTTTTTTGTGGGAAAGCATTACAACCGTCTCAACGTGCACCGTAAGTCGATGTCAAAAAATCATGTGTGCTACACAATATTATAGCGTAACTTATTATCTTCACGACTTTACAACTTTTATAAATGCCAGCACTGTTGCCGAATTAACTGTTTTAAAGCTTTCATAACTACACTGGATTTTATGCTGGTTTCGATATTTCTCACGAAAGTGGCATAAAATACCTGCTGCCGGATTTGCTCACTAAGGGCAAACCGAAATTCCTGCACACTTTCTGTACGGTACTTTGAAAATGATTCTTCCTGATATGGCAGTATCTTCATGGCACAATACGAAATGTTGATCAGATTAACCAACATTTCGATTCCCTTCCGACTGCGTAACATATAGCTGCATAACGACCAGAACGTTTTCTGTTCATAATAACTCACCTCGATATTCCAGCGAAATGTGTAACACAATAATGGGATGAACTGCATACGCTCACTCCCGGTCTGGTTTAGCGGCGCCTTTTCCTGCCATGCGCAGAATATCTGCATCTGCTCTGGAATAATCGTACTGAAAAACAGGCGTCTGGAGCCGCCGGTTTTCTCTGTAGAAGTTACATAGGCGGGAACTTCCCTTTGCCCGAAGATATTGGTAAGGACCCGGCGTACACCCATGTAGTAATCCCCTATCTTTTCAGCAGAAAGAGTGAAGTCCTCTTTAATAGAAAGGCGTTCCCCATGCTTTGCGGGCCTGCCTCTTCTGCCGGTTGGCTGTGGGGCAAGGTCATAAATAACAGAGTCAGCCCTGGCATTACAGATCAAATCCCGATTGAACAAAATCGCTACGCGATGGCCTGCCAAGGCTGTGGCGCAGTTTTTACGTTCCTCTAAATAAAAAGCAGTGGAAAAATCTTCCGCAATACGGTATTGTTAAGTTACCACACAAAACAACCAAATACGGAAACCTCCACTGCCTATGATTACAATAGCATTTTTTGGTGTCTTCCGCAAGCGGAATTATGATGCCAATGCCCCTCCTGACAGGCAGCTGCCACGATCAACGCTGCTTATTTCAGGAGGTTTTATTATGTACGATGATATTTTTGAATCTATCCGCTATGAAGCGGAAAAACGGAACCTGCGGGAAAGTACCATAAACTTGTACTGTGCCAATGTCAATTACTTTCTCCGCTGTATTGGGAAAACCGCCTCTGAGCTTACACTTGACGATGCGGAAAGTTTCCTCTCTGCCAAACGTTTGGAAGGCAGGTCTCCCGAAACTCACAACCACTATCGGTCAGCAATTAAGTTCTTCTACAAAAAAGTGCTCTGGATCCTTTGGGATGATGACATAGTTCCTGCCATGAAAAGGGAACGGAACCTTCCCGCCGTCCTGAGCCGTAATGAGATAAACGCGATCATTGAGGCCACCCAAAACCTGAAGCATAAAGCTATCATTGCGACGATGTACTCTTCCGGATTACGCGTCTCAGAGGCTGTCCATCTCCATTACGATGACATTTCCCGTACCAACATGACCATCCATGTCCGTGAAACCAAAGGCAGGATCGACAGGTATACCATCCTCTCCCGGAAGAATCTTGACCTTCTTACCGAGTATTGGTACAAATGCGGCCGGCCCAGGGGGATACTTTTCCCAAGCTCCTGGACTGGTGGATACCTGGATATAACCAGTGTGAACCAGTTCTTTAAAAAAAGCGCCAGGCTTGCCGGTATTACCCGCCGTGTCTCTTCCCATGCGTGCCGACACAGTTTTGCCAGCCACCTGTTTGAAAGCGGGACCGATATCAAATATATCCAGTCCCTTCTCGGGCATGTGGATCCCCGCTCTACCGATGTCTACCTCCATGTAAGCAACAAGACTCTCCTCGGCATCCGCAGCCCGTTCGATGGTCCGCAAGGCGGTGAGGAATGAACACTGACTGCACAATCCAGGATGTTTTTAACCGTTTTTATCCTTCCTATGCATCTTCCCATGATGTTTCCCCTGCCCAGAGAAAGGCGGCTTACCACATCATGAACTGCAAGACCGGTGCTTTTGGCGTAAATGTGAGCGTCTGTGAGGATTGCGGCTGTATTTCCATCCACTATAATTCCTGCCGTGACAGATGCTGCCCTATGTGTCAGGAATTCCCGAAAGAAAAATGGGTTGACGCGCGCAGGGAGGATCTGCTGGACGCGCCATACTTCCATATGGTATTCACTGTGCCGGAAAATCTGAACCCTGTTATCTACAGCAATCAGAAACTTTTATATACAGCGCTTTACCATGCCGCGTCCGATACCCTGCGTGAACTTGCGGCTGACCCGAAATACCTTGGCGCTGACATCGGCTATATCTGCATTCTGCATACCTGGGGGAGCGCCATGAACTTCCATCCCCATATCCATGCCATTGTTCTGGGAGGCGGGCTGGATGCAGGAAATCACTGGAAAGGCAGCGGGGAGGACTTCTTCCTTCCGGTCAGGGTGGTCTCCCGGCTGTTCCGCGGAAAATATCTTGCTGAACTGAAACAGCTATGGAAAGATGGAAAACTCGAATTCCACGGTACGGCAGAGCCTTACAGGAACCATTATGCCTTACAGGAATTATTGGATACCTGTTACAAAAAAGAATGGATACCCTACTGTAAGAAGCCGTTCCATGGCGCGGAATCCGTCATCAGGTACCTTGGAAGGTACACACACCGGATTGCCATCAGCAATTATCGTATCAAATGCATGACGGATTCTATGGTCACATTTACTGCAAAAGATTATAAAAACCAGGGCCAGTGGGAGGAGATTACGGTTTCCGGTGAGGAGTTTATCCGCAGATTTCTGATGCATGTCCCGCCAAAGCGTTTTGTCCGGATACGCCACTATGGCCTGCTGTCATCCCGGAACAAGAATAAGAAGATCACCTTGTGCCGGAATCTCCTCGGCTGTAGAAAGTATATCGCAAGGCTGAAAGATCTGGATGCCCCTGCCATGATCCGGCTGCTTTACAATAAGGATATCTGCAGGTGTTCTTCCTGCGGCGGAAGGATCATTCCTTTACCGGCAGGGCAGCCTTGTACAATGCCAGAACCGCATCTTCTATGTTAAAAAAGGCAACTGAATATTTTTTAAGCTTCCTTTGGAGGCTTATTTCTGATGCCATAAACATGACACCGGACGCCGAATCTGGCTGCCATGCATCCATATGCAGTATACTTCGCTAAAAGGCTGGGGAAATTGAAAGTCCATATATAACGGCTACCCGGACGCGCCTTTGTTCAACCAGGAAAAATCGAAACTGATGCAAACGAAAGGGCAGTTATCGAAATATCAAAGCTGCTTTTTCGTTTGCACCACCTTCGATTCTTTCCTTAACGATTTGTCAATGACCTGTTCAAACTGTCGGCGTTTAATCTGTATGCGGTTGCCATTCATAATGAGCCAGCCAGCGTCCTTGTTTTCCTCTGCCAAGCGTCTTAGCTTGTTTTCTCCAATACGGAAATATTTTGACGCTTCTTCAATGGTAAGGGTATATTTTTCCCATACGGGAATATCGTTGTTATTCATCAGATACCCCCTTTCCCATGTTTCGTGTCATATTGAATATAAGGAATAAGGTCGGTGCGGTTTATCCTCTGTAAGTGGGCGGTTAATTTACTGGAAAGAGAAGTGCTGTATCTTGCCTTGTCAAGCATAGTTTCCACCCGTTCCAGTCCACCTAATGCGTCATGTTCTTCCAAGAAGTAAAAACTTTTGACAGCGGAAATCACGCCACCCTCTGTGAGCCATTGCTGTGTTTCTTCAAGGGAATTATGC is a window of Enterocloster clostridioformis DNA encoding:
- a CDS encoding nucleotidyl transferase AbiEii/AbiGii toxin family protein, whose product is MADIAASVLAKLRNKAKASGISYQQCLQLFVQEEFLRKLSKSGCEDTLILKGGLFIYTLTNFESRATIDVDFLLRGYSNSIDAVKDLICKIIDTPTGNDYIEMRAKGFEEISPQRKYHGISTQIIAQIKNVRVPFNVDIGVGDIIVPRAEERTINTQLPDFEAPVIKTYSLESTIAEKFDATLQRFELTGRMKDFYDIYYLSRTFDFEGAKLQAAVFETLQRRGTPYDRDSFKRVVALADDEDMQKRWKFFLKTIKDNTLEFSFVIAEIQTFLEPVFDAIVNEKEWQNIWKSNARKWSNLKGGIDRDKSS
- a CDS encoding excisionase, producing MNNNDIPVWEKYTLTIEEASKYFRIGENKLRRLAEENKDAGWLIMNGNRIQIKRRQFEQVIDKSLRKESKVVQTKKQL
- a CDS encoding type IV toxin-antitoxin system AbiEi family antitoxin domain-containing protein; this encodes MLQNKDIETLRMLFSSHNYVMTTAELTASKLYYADIKQLLDEGLIERVRRGYYHWTQDYGESEVVIINRLFPDAVLCMETALFYYRYSDRNPAEWNFAIDKNVSKRRTKIDYPFIKAYRVESELVTLGETEGEIDFHKVRIYDRDRTICDVLRNMNKMDKEVFNKAVQGYVKDPKKNIPNLIEYAKVLRVQTRVKELIGVWL
- a CDS encoding tyrosine-type recombinase/integrase — encoded protein: MYDDIFESIRYEAEKRNLRESTINLYCANVNYFLRCIGKTASELTLDDAESFLSAKRLEGRSPETHNHYRSAIKFFYKKVLWILWDDDIVPAMKRERNLPAVLSRNEINAIIEATQNLKHKAIIATMYSSGLRVSEAVHLHYDDISRTNMTIHVRETKGRIDRYTILSRKNLDLLTEYWYKCGRPRGILFPSSWTGGYLDITSVNQFFKKSARLAGITRRVSSHACRHSFASHLFESGTDIKYIQSLLGHVDPRSTDVYLHVSNKTLLGIRSPFDGPQGGEE
- a CDS encoding IS91 family transposase, which produces MNTDCTIQDVFNRFYPSYASSHDVSPAQRKAAYHIMNCKTGAFGVNVSVCEDCGCISIHYNSCRDRCCPMCQEFPKEKWVDARREDLLDAPYFHMVFTVPENLNPVIYSNQKLLYTALYHAASDTLRELAADPKYLGADIGYICILHTWGSAMNFHPHIHAIVLGGGLDAGNHWKGSGEDFFLPVRVVSRLFRGKYLAELKQLWKDGKLEFHGTAEPYRNHYALQELLDTCYKKEWIPYCKKPFHGAESVIRYLGRYTHRIAISNYRIKCMTDSMVTFTAKDYKNQGQWEEITVSGEEFIRRFLMHVPPKRFVRIRHYGLLSSRNKNKKITLCRNLLGCRKYIARLKDLDAPAMIRLLYNKDICRCSSCGGRIIPLPAGQPCTMPEPHLLC